A window of the Lolium perenne isolate Kyuss_39 chromosome 7, Kyuss_2.0, whole genome shotgun sequence genome harbors these coding sequences:
- the LOC127318509 gene encoding uncharacterized protein: MPPKGNGAPKGNGAPKRHGSPLYPAGSPKYNLSKAKKLSPKADKRRASWNRGLEKALVELLQEHNNPYHRGQNGWSSETWNMMVKCFNSRHKHVQFTKSQIQDKEKDLKRDYRMLRDARKQSGVGWDEERCMIQAEPHLWDNLEISFGKRIKKFRKNGYFPLYDLLASLYESKFNHLDNHLHRCLVTHILFYRSNCRGEPQLYIYGRAIRERWGNQNYRK, translated from the exons ATGCCTCCAAAAGGAAATGGCGCTCCAAAAGGAAATGGTGCTCCAAAAAGACATGGCTCACCACTCTATCCGGCAGGATCTCCAAAGTACAATTTGAGTAAGGCAAAAAAACTATCTCCAAAAG CTGATAAGCGAAGGGCGTCATGGAATCGTGGACTTGAGAAGGCTCTTGTGGAGCTACTCCAAGAGCACAACAATCCATACCATAGAGGCCAGAACGGGTGGAGCAGCGAAACATGGAATATGATGGTTAAATGCTTCAACTCCCGGCACAAACACGTGCAGTTCACAAAGTCTCAGATCCAAGACAAAGAAAAGGATCTCAAGAGAGACTATAGGATGTTGAGGGATGCAAGGAAGCAGAGTGGCGTCGGGTGGGATGAGGAGAGATGCATGATACAAGCAGAGCCACACCTTTGGGATAACTTAGAAATT TCTTTTGGCAAAAGAATCAAGAAGTTCAGGAAAAATGGATATTTCCCTCTCTATGATTTGCTTGCATCACTCTATGAAAGTAAGTTCAATCATCTTGACAATCACCTACACCGTTGCTTGGTTACTCACATCCTTTTTTATAGGTCAAATTGCAGAGGGGAACCTCAACTTTACATCTATGGCAGAGCCATCAGAGAGAGATGGGGAAATCAGAACTATAGAAAGTGA
- the LOC127318536 gene encoding uncharacterized protein: MVFLIFPALYFHLMGSREKTKRHSSILYGKRRVKGLLNGHIKNCRTAFRMEPQIFRWLASYLRNEGLILDSRLKVEEKLAFFLYMLSHNASFEDLQVEFQHSGSTFHTYIKEFFNIIPTLATRFVRPPNIAEPHPTIAMDDRFFPYFQNCIGAIDGSHVPVSLTSESQAPWRNRKGSLSQNVMFACDFNMNVTFISCGWEGSATDARVLSSAVLKGFQVPPGKFYLVDGGYANTQFFLAPYRGVRYHLKEWGHGHRRPQNHRELFNLRHAIMRNHVERLLGILKKRFPILNVASFHQLENQVKIPAAAAIIHNIIKMHDGDEDWLDNEEEDNIDPRTYVNLPNDGDNIQENNFLENNIQGNNLRDQIAWQMWLDYQQQQE, translated from the exons ATGGTGTTTCTTATCTTTCCAGCATTGTACTTTCATCTAATGGGTAGTAGGGAAAAAACCAAACGCCATAGTTCCATCCTCTACGGCAAGAGGAGGGTTAAGGGTCTCCTAAATGGGCACATTAAAAACTGTCGGACAGCCTTTAGGATGGAGCCACAAATATTCAGATGGTTGGCATCCTACCTTAGAAATGAGGGCTTAATATTGGACAGTAGACTCAAAGTGGAAGAGAAACTCGCCTTCTTCTTGTACATGCTATCCCATAACGCATCATTTGAAGATCTTCAAGTTGAGTTTCAGCATAGCGGGTCCACTTTCCACACCTACATAAAAGAGTTCTTCAACATCATTCCCACTTTAGCAACTCGCTTTGTGAGGCCTCCCAACATTGCTGAACCGCATCCAACGATTGCTATGGATGATCGATTCTTCCCCTACTTCCAG AATTGCATAGGTGCAATAGATGGGTCCCATGTGCCCGTCTCTCTTACTTCCGAAAGTCAAGCACCATGGAGGAATAGGAAAGGATCCCTAAGCCAAAACGTAATGTTTGCGTGCGACTTCAACATGAATGTAACTTTTATCTCATGTGGTTGGGAGGGTTCCGCCACCGACGCGAGAGTTCTCAGCTCTGCTGTGCTCAAGGGTTTCCAAGTACCACCGGGCAAATTTTATCTTGTAGATGGTGGTTATGCGAACACCCAGTTTTTTCTTGCACCGTATCGAGGTGTTCGCTATCACTTGAAGGAGTGGGGACATGGTCACCGGCGGCCACAAAACCATAGGGAGTTGTTCAATCTTCGTCATGCAATCATGAGGAACCATGTGGAAAGGCTCTTGGGCATATTGAAGAAGCGTTTTCCTATTCTCAATGTTGCAAGCTTTCATCAATTAGAGAATCAAGTGAAGATTCCAGCTGCTGCAGCGATCATCCATAACATCATTAAAATGCATGATGGAGATGAAGACTGGTTGGACAATGAGGAGGAGGATAACATAGACCCAAGAACCTATGTAAACCTACCCAATGATGGTGACAACATACAAGAGAACAATTTCCTTGAGAACAACATCCAAGGAAACAACCTAAGGGACCAAATTGCGTGGCAAATGTGGCTGGATTACCAGCAACAACAAGAGTAG